The following proteins are co-located in the Aquarana catesbeiana isolate 2022-GZ linkage group LG02, ASM4218655v1, whole genome shotgun sequence genome:
- the LOC141126427 gene encoding olfactory receptor 2A12-like, with protein sequence MANQTAHFEFELTGFPGVPQTFYMLMSFFLFIIYNIMFLTNGAVFIVIILKEKLHKPMYILIANLAFSDFLFDMATLPKMIAKYWFDNGKISFLACFVQVYLVHWLAGMDPLILMLMAFDRYIAICNPLRYSSTITIKLTVYVSSFMWFSLAIITLGTTMIAKHPFCGPNKVISFFCNSSTVMRLACDDVNSTREILLVITLVLLLGTLALIILSYISILFSILSLSHSGGGWKAFHTCMTHLFVIAFFYIPRVFVYIANYVKLILTPDLGVFLIVLQSYLPHLANPKRSRTLFPVLLQEIFLLLIIIDTFPTCIVVGLFDK encoded by the exons ATGGCCAACCAAACTGCTCATTTTGAATTTGAGCTTACTGGTTTCCCAGGAGTCCCTCAGACATTCTATATGCTGATgtc tttctttttgtttattatatACAACATAATGTTTCTCACCAATGGTGCTGTGTTCATTGTGATCATCCTAAAAGAGAAGCTGCACAAACCTATGTACATTTTAATTGCCAACTTAGCATTTTCTGATTTTCTCTTCGACATGGCTACCTTGCCTAAAATGATTGCCAAGTATTGGTTTGATAACGGAAAAATATCTTTTCTCGCCTGCTTTGTGCAAGTATATTTGGTCCATTGGTTGGCTGGAATGGACCCTTTAATCCTCATGCTGATGGCGTTTGACCGGTACATTGCTATCTGCAATCCGCTGAGGTATTCGTCTACAATTACCATCAAATTGACTGTGTATGTCTCCAGTTTTATGTGGTTTTCCTTGGCTATTATCACTTTAGGCACCACAATGATTGCCAAACACCCATTCTGTGGTCCAAATAAGGTCATCAGCTTCTTCTGCAATAGCTCAACTGTCATGCGCTTGGCTTGTGATGATGTTAATTCCACTCGAGAAATTCTTTTGGTTATAACCTTGGTGTTGCTTTTAGGCACTCTAGCCCTCATAATTTTATCCTATATCTCCATCTTATTTTCAATTCTCTCCTTGAGCCATTCCGGTGGTGGGTGGAAGGCATTTCATACATGCATGACACATTTATTTGTTATCGCCTTTTTTTATATCCCACGGGTGTTTGTCTACATAGCCAATTATGTAAAGCTGATCCTCACTCCTGACCTGGGGGTCTTCCTCATTGTCCTACAATCCTATCTGCCACATTTAGCCAACCCGAAGAGATCAAGAACATTATTTCCAGTACTTTTACAAGAAATATTTTTACTATTAATAATAATTGACACTTTTCCTACTTGTATTGTTGTTGGTCTATTTGATAAATAA